A stretch of the Cucurbita pepo subsp. pepo cultivar mu-cu-16 chromosome LG16, ASM280686v2, whole genome shotgun sequence genome encodes the following:
- the LOC111776718 gene encoding pre-mRNA-splicing factor CWC22 homolog isoform X2, producing the protein MDSKYSRESSDEDEMKRKRNRHPHSSRKRDRQHGHHEDESDSSDASEGYRGRRHEKKDDDQTKRISGNNDGHTHERWQNEDEKKTASQRFPDEGYKRIDRENNGQGRDKRHHDENRCREQERGNRKESHQSFEEEEQRMDRDKKRHNRDRRHQSEHRQREQERVDRKESHQSSDEDEQSVDKEKNRHDRDRRHRGKNPHRELRRSGKKESYQSNDEDERISGRNKNRHDRDSRHEDENQHSREKERGDQKELYQSYDEDEWKNRGHDRRQRETENGNKITDRHLRHDSKDERDKELHRKSEDRRNWTDNDKERKHSKHDYKSSNSQGQRDKEVSGWREDRRNIGGKENVGTGTLNRLQPHRQEKQSENNLNSDASNLGKSGGVYIPPFKLARMMKEVEDKSSIEYQRLTWDALRKSINGLVNKVNATNIKNIITELFAENLIRGRGLFCRSCMKSQMASPGFTDVFAALVAVVNTKFPEVGDLLLRRIILQLKRAYKRNDKPQLLAAVKFVAHLVNQLVAHEIIALELLTVLLENPTDDSVEVAVGFVTECGSILNDLSPKGLHGIFERFRGILHEGEIDKRVQFLIEGLFAIRKAKFEGYPAVRPELDLVEQEDQLTHEVSLQEEIDPEIALDIFKSDPNFLENEKRYEDLKKNILGEESEDEEDRSDAGSDEDEEEEDESEEEDEEQMLINDETETNLVNLRRTIYLTIMSSVDFEEAGHKLLKIKLEPGQEIELCVMLLECCSQERTYLRYYGLLGQRFCKINKVHQENFEKCFVQQYSMIHRLETNKLRNVAKFFAHLLGTDALPWHVLSYIRLTEEDTTSSSRIFIKILFQELSEHLGIRLLNERLTDPTMQDSFESIFPRDNPKNTRFAINFFTSIGLGGLTENLREYLKNMPRLIMQQQKPVSESDESGSSDSSDSDSDSSVSSDSSESEEEEEDRKRGKKRRKSGR; encoded by the exons ATGGATAGTAAGTACAGCAGAGAGTCGTCGGATgaggatgaaatgaaaaggaaaagaaatagaCATCCCCATAGTAGTAGAAAAAGAGATAGACAACATGGTCATCATGAAGATGAAAGTGATTCTTCCGATGCCAGTGAAGGATACAGGGGTAGACGACATGAGAAGAAAGATGACGACCAGACTAAGAGAATTAGTGGGAATAATGATGGCCACACACATGAAAGGTGGCAGAACGAAGATGAAAAAAAGACTGCATCTCAACGATTTCCTGATGAAGGTTACAAGAGAATAGACAGAGAGAATAATGGGCAAGGTAGAGACAAAAGGCATCACGATGAAAATCGGTGCAGAGAGCAAGAGAGAGGAAACCGGAAAGAATCACATCAAAGTTTTGAGGAAGAAGAGCAGAGAATGGACAGAGACAAAAAGAGGCACAATAGAGACAGAAGGCATCAAAGTGAACATAGGCAGAGAGAACAGGAGCGAGTAGATCGGAAAGAATCACACCAAAGTTCTGATGAAGATGAGCAGAGTgtagataaagaaaaaaataggcACGATAGAGACAGAAGGCATCGGGGTAAAAATCCACACAGAGAACTACGGAGAAGTGGCAAGAAAGAATCATATCAAAGTAACGATGAAGATGAACGGATAAGTgggagaaacaaaaatagacATGATAGAGACAGCAGAcatgaagatgaaaatcaGCATAgtagagaaaaagagagaggagaccaaaaagaattatatCAGAGTTATGATGAAGATGAGTGGAAAAATAGGGGGCATGACCGTAGACAACGTGAAACAGagaatggaaataaaattacagATCGCCATTTGCGTCATGATTCAAAAGATGAGCGTGACAAGGAATTGCATAGAAAATCTGAAGATCGAAGGAATTGGACTGATAATGATAAGGAAAGGAAGCATTCAAAACATGATTACAAGTCTAGCAATTCTCAAGGTCAACGAGATAAGGAGGTGAGTGGATGGAGGGAGGATAGAAGAAACATTGGGGGGAAAGAAAACGTGGGTACAGGGACTCTCAACCGTCTACAACCACACAGACAGGAAAAACAGTCTGAAAACAATCTGAATTCTGATGCTTCAAATCTGGGGAAGAGTGGGGGGGTTTATATTCCACCATTTAAGTTGGCCAGAATGATGAAAGAGGTTGAAGATAAGAGCAGCATTGAGTATCAACGTTTGACATGGGATGCACTTCGAAAAAGTATTAATGGGCTTGTCAACAAGGTCAATGCtactaatataaaaaatatcattacaGAGTTATTTGCAGAGAACCTGATCAGGGGTAGGGGTCTATTTTGCCGTTCCTGCATGAAGTCACAAATGGCATCTCCAGGGTTCACTGATGTATTTGCAGCACTAGTTGCTGTTGTGAATACCAAATTTCCGGAAGTGGGCGATCTTCTATTGAGAAGAATTATCTTGCAGCTCAAAAGAGCATATAAACGGAATGACAAG CCTCAACTACTAGCGGCCGTAAAATTTGTAGCACATTTAGTTAATCAGCTGGTGGCACATGAAATAATTGCATTAGAATTACTCACTGTGTTGCTGGAGAATCCTACAGATGACAGCGTGGAGGTGGCCGTTG GTTTTGTTACTGAATGTGGATCAATACTTAATGATCTTTCTCCTAAGGGGCTTCATG GAATATTTGAGCGTTTTCGTGGAATTCTTCATGAAGGAGAAATAGACAAAAGGGTTCAGTTTCTGATAGAAGGCCTATTTGCAATAAGGAAAGCAAAGTTTGAG GGCTATCCAGCTGTTCGTCCAGAACTGGACCTTGTAGAGCAAGAAGATCAGTTAACTCATGAAGTATCGCTGCAAGAAGAGATAGATCCTGAAATTGCtcttg ATATCTTCAAATCTGATCCAAATTTCCTTGAAAATGAGAAGCGTTATGAggatttaaagaaaaatatacttGGTGAGGAATCTGAGGATGAAGAAGACCGATCTGATGCTGGATCAGATGAGgatgaggaggaagaggatgaatctgaagaagaagatgaggagCAGATGCTAATAAATGATGAAACAGAAACCAATCTTGTGAACCTCAGAAGGACAATTTATCTGACAATTATGTCCAGTGTAGACTTTGAAGAGGCCGGGCACAAGCttctcaaaattaaacttGAGCCTGGTCAAGAA ATAGAGTTATGCGTCATGCTGTTGGAATGTTGCAGTCAGGAGAGAACTTATCTTCGATATTATGGTCTGTTGGGGCAAAGATTTTGCAAGATCAACAAGGTGCATcaggaaaattttgagaaatgcTTTGTCCAGCAATACTCGATGATTCACAGGCTCGAAACTAATAAGCTAAGAAATGTGGCTAAATTTTTTGCCCACTTACTCGGGACTGATGCTCTCCCATGGCATGTTTTGTCCTACATTCGATTGACTGAAGAAGACACCACATCTTCATCTAGGATTTTTATTAAGATCCTTTTCCAG GAACTGTCGGAGCATTTGGGAATTCGACTGTTGAATGAACGCCTGACGGATCCAACAATGCAGGATTCGTTTGAGTCCATATTCCCTAGGGACAACCCAAAGAACACGAGATTCGCTATAAACTTCTTTACGTCTATTGGGCTTGGTGGACTGACAGAGAATTTGCGTGAGTATTTGAAGAATATGCCGCGGCTGATCATGCAACAGCAAAAACCAGTGTCGGAGTCGGATGAGTCTGGAAGTAGTGATTCGTCAGATTCAGATTCAGATTCAAGTGTGTCATCGGATTCATCAGAAagtgaagaagaggaagaagatagGAAACGtggaaaaaagagaagaaaaagtgGAAGGTGA
- the LOC111776718 gene encoding pre-mRNA-splicing factor CWC22 homolog isoform X1 encodes MDSKYSRESSDEDEMKRKRNRHPHSSRKRDRQHGHHEDESDSSDASEGYRGRRHEKKDDDQTKRISGNNDGHTHERWQNEDEKKTASQRFPDEGYKRIDRENNGQGRDKRHHDENRCREQERGNRKESHQSFEEEEQRMDRDKKRHNRDRRHQSEHRQREQERVDRKESHQSSDEDEQSVDKEKNRHDRDRRHRGKNPHRELRRSGKKESYQSNDEDERISGRNKNRHDRDSRHEDENQHSREKERGDQKELYQSYDEDEWKNRGHDRRQRETENGNKITDRHLRHDSKDERDKELHRKSEDRRNWTDNDKERKHSKHDYKSSNSQGQRDKEVSGWREDRRNIGGKENVGTGTLNRLQPHRQEKQSENNLNSDASNLGKSGGVYIPPFKLARMMKEVEDKSSIEYQRLTWDALRKSINGLVNKVNATNIKNIITELFAENLIRGRGLFCRSCMKSQMASPGFTDVFAALVAVVNTKFPEVGDLLLRRIILQLKRAYKRNDKPQLLAAVKFVAHLVNQLVAHEIIALELLTVLLENPTDDSVEVAVGFVTECGSILNDLSPKGLHGIFERFRGILHEGEIDKRVQFLIEGLFAIRKAKFEGYPAVRPELDLVEQEDQLTHEVSLQEEIDPEIALDIFKSDPNFLENEKRYEDLKKNILGEESEDEEDRSDAGSDEDEEEEDESEEEDEEQMLINDETETNLVNLRRTIYLTIMSSVDFEEAGHKLLKIKLEPGQEIELCVMLLECCSQERTYLRYYGLLGQRFCKINKVHQENFEKCFVQQYSMIHRLETNKLRNVAKFFAHLLGTDALPWHVLSYIRLTEEDTTSSSRIFIKILFQELSEHLGIRLLNERLTDPTMQDSFESIFPRDNPKNTRFAINFFTSIGLGGLTENLREYLKNMPRLIMQQQKPVSESDESGSSDSSDSDSDSSVSSDSSESEEEEEDRKRGKKRRKSGR; translated from the exons ATGGATAGTAAGTACAGCAGAGAGTCGTCGGATgaggatgaaatgaaaaggaaaagaaatagaCATCCCCATAGTAGTAGAAAAAGAGATAGACAAC ATGGTCATCATGAAGATGAAAGTGATTCTTCCGATGCCAGTGAAGGATACAGGGGTAGACGACATGAGAAGAAAGATGACGACCAGACTAAGAGAATTAGTGGGAATAATGATGGCCACACACATGAAAGGTGGCAGAACGAAGATGAAAAAAAGACTGCATCTCAACGATTTCCTGATGAAGGTTACAAGAGAATAGACAGAGAGAATAATGGGCAAGGTAGAGACAAAAGGCATCACGATGAAAATCGGTGCAGAGAGCAAGAGAGAGGAAACCGGAAAGAATCACATCAAAGTTTTGAGGAAGAAGAGCAGAGAATGGACAGAGACAAAAAGAGGCACAATAGAGACAGAAGGCATCAAAGTGAACATAGGCAGAGAGAACAGGAGCGAGTAGATCGGAAAGAATCACACCAAAGTTCTGATGAAGATGAGCAGAGTgtagataaagaaaaaaataggcACGATAGAGACAGAAGGCATCGGGGTAAAAATCCACACAGAGAACTACGGAGAAGTGGCAAGAAAGAATCATATCAAAGTAACGATGAAGATGAACGGATAAGTgggagaaacaaaaatagacATGATAGAGACAGCAGAcatgaagatgaaaatcaGCATAgtagagaaaaagagagaggagaccaaaaagaattatatCAGAGTTATGATGAAGATGAGTGGAAAAATAGGGGGCATGACCGTAGACAACGTGAAACAGagaatggaaataaaattacagATCGCCATTTGCGTCATGATTCAAAAGATGAGCGTGACAAGGAATTGCATAGAAAATCTGAAGATCGAAGGAATTGGACTGATAATGATAAGGAAAGGAAGCATTCAAAACATGATTACAAGTCTAGCAATTCTCAAGGTCAACGAGATAAGGAGGTGAGTGGATGGAGGGAGGATAGAAGAAACATTGGGGGGAAAGAAAACGTGGGTACAGGGACTCTCAACCGTCTACAACCACACAGACAGGAAAAACAGTCTGAAAACAATCTGAATTCTGATGCTTCAAATCTGGGGAAGAGTGGGGGGGTTTATATTCCACCATTTAAGTTGGCCAGAATGATGAAAGAGGTTGAAGATAAGAGCAGCATTGAGTATCAACGTTTGACATGGGATGCACTTCGAAAAAGTATTAATGGGCTTGTCAACAAGGTCAATGCtactaatataaaaaatatcattacaGAGTTATTTGCAGAGAACCTGATCAGGGGTAGGGGTCTATTTTGCCGTTCCTGCATGAAGTCACAAATGGCATCTCCAGGGTTCACTGATGTATTTGCAGCACTAGTTGCTGTTGTGAATACCAAATTTCCGGAAGTGGGCGATCTTCTATTGAGAAGAATTATCTTGCAGCTCAAAAGAGCATATAAACGGAATGACAAG CCTCAACTACTAGCGGCCGTAAAATTTGTAGCACATTTAGTTAATCAGCTGGTGGCACATGAAATAATTGCATTAGAATTACTCACTGTGTTGCTGGAGAATCCTACAGATGACAGCGTGGAGGTGGCCGTTGGTTTTGTTACTGAATGTGGATCAATACTTAATGATCTTTCTCCTAAGGGGCTTCATG GAATATTTGAGCGTTTTCGTGGAATTCTTCATGAAGGAGAAATAGACAAAAGGGTTCAGTTTCTGATAGAAGGCCTATTTGCAATAAGGAAAGCAAAGTTTGAG GGCTATCCAGCTGTTCGTCCAGAACTGGACCTTGTAGAGCAAGAAGATCAGTTAACTCATGAAGTATCGCTGCAAGAAGAGATAGATCCTGAAATTGCtcttg ATATCTTCAAATCTGATCCAAATTTCCTTGAAAATGAGAAGCGTTATGAggatttaaagaaaaatatacttGGTGAGGAATCTGAGGATGAAGAAGACCGATCTGATGCTGGATCAGATGAGgatgaggaggaagaggatgaatctgaagaagaagatgaggagCAGATGCTAATAAATGATGAAACAGAAACCAATCTTGTGAACCTCAGAAGGACAATTTATCTGACAATTATGTCCAGTGTAGACTTTGAAGAGGCCGGGCACAAGCttctcaaaattaaacttGAGCCTGGTCAAGAA ATAGAGTTATGCGTCATGCTGTTGGAATGTTGCAGTCAGGAGAGAACTTATCTTCGATATTATGGTCTGTTGGGGCAAAGATTTTGCAAGATCAACAAGGTGCATcaggaaaattttgagaaatgcTTTGTCCAGCAATACTCGATGATTCACAGGCTCGAAACTAATAAGCTAAGAAATGTGGCTAAATTTTTTGCCCACTTACTCGGGACTGATGCTCTCCCATGGCATGTTTTGTCCTACATTCGATTGACTGAAGAAGACACCACATCTTCATCTAGGATTTTTATTAAGATCCTTTTCCAG GAACTGTCGGAGCATTTGGGAATTCGACTGTTGAATGAACGCCTGACGGATCCAACAATGCAGGATTCGTTTGAGTCCATATTCCCTAGGGACAACCCAAAGAACACGAGATTCGCTATAAACTTCTTTACGTCTATTGGGCTTGGTGGACTGACAGAGAATTTGCGTGAGTATTTGAAGAATATGCCGCGGCTGATCATGCAACAGCAAAAACCAGTGTCGGAGTCGGATGAGTCTGGAAGTAGTGATTCGTCAGATTCAGATTCAGATTCAAGTGTGTCATCGGATTCATCAGAAagtgaagaagaggaagaagatagGAAACGtggaaaaaagagaagaaaaagtgGAAGGTGA
- the LOC111777086 gene encoding DNA damage-repair/toleration protein DRT100-like: protein MERWRDEDNEWPHSKRGDVQVHQPSHPHLRVTLISRTHVRGIIVILLLGTLFNGSIYLQRSLQWPCFSLIPPDIFIYFFTVAFNGSQLKMRTAVRCLSILLILAVSSAVHACPPSERAALLAFRAALQEPYLGIFNSWTGDDCCNRWYGISCDSVTHRVADINLRGESEDPIFERAHRTGFMTGHISPAICKLTRLSGVVIADWKGITGEIPRCITSLPFLRILDLIGNRLSGDLPADIGRLRRLTVLNVADNLISGSIPASLASLPNLMHLDLRNNKISGPLPQNFGNMRMLSRALLSRNQISGSLPGSISKIYRLADLDLSMNQLTGPIPDWIGRMAVLATLNLDGNKFSGNIPASILVSSISDLNLSRNYLTGNVPDVFGPRSYFTVLDLSYNNLKGAIPKSVSQASYIGHMDLSHNHLCGPIPSGAPFDHLEAASFVFNDCLCGKPLKAC, encoded by the exons ATGGAGAGATGGAGAGATGAAGATAATGAATGGCCCCATTCGAAACGTGGTGATGTTCAAGTTCATCAACCCAGCCACCCCCACCTCCG TGTCACACTAATTTCACGTACCCATGTTAGGGGCATTATCGTCATTCTACTCCTCGGCACGCTCTTCAATGGCTCTATATATTTGCAGCGTTCACTTCAATGGCCGTGCTTCAGTCTGATCCCACCCgacattttcatttatttcttcacGGTTGCTTTTAACGGATCCCAGCTCAAGATGCGCACCGCCGTTCGGTGCTTATCCATTTTACTCATTCTGGCCGTTTCCTCCGCCGTTCATGCCTGCCCACCGTCCGAACGGGCAGCTCTTCTGGCTTTCAGAGCTGCCCTTCAGGAGCCCTATTTAGGAATCTTCAATTCCTGGACCGGAGACGACTGTTGCAACCGGTGGTACGGCATTAGCTGTGACTCGGTCACCCACCGGGTTGCCGATATTAACCTCCGGGGCGAATCTGAGGACCCTATTTTCGAACGGGCTCACCGTACTGGTTTTATGACCGGCCATATTTCTCCTGCCATCTGCAAGCTCACTCGCCTCTCCGGCGTTGTTATTGCCGACTGGAAGGGCATTACCGGCGAGATTCCGAGATGTATAACCTCCTTGCCGTTCCTTAGGATTCTTGACCTCATTGGCAACCGTCTCTCTGGCGACCTTCCGGCCGATATTGGTCGGCTCCGACGACTCACGGTTCTGAACGTTGCGGACAATCTGATTTCCGGTTCAATTCCGGCGTCGCTTGCATCACTTCCGAATTTGATGCACCTGGACCTCCGAAACAACAAAATCTCCGGTCCGTTACCCCAAAATTTCGGGAACATGAGGATGTTGAGCCGGGCTTTACTGAGCCGGAACCAGATCTCCGGTTCACTTCCCGGTTCAATTTCGAAGATCTACCGCCTCGCGGACCTGGATCTTTCTATGAACCAACTAACCGGTCCAATCCCCGATTGGATCGGCAGAATGGCGGTATTGGCGACGTTGAATCTGGACGGCAATAAATTCTCAGGCAACATCCCGGCGAGTATTTTAGTTTCGAGCATAAGCGATTTGAATTTAAGCCGAAACTATCTAACCGGAAACGTACCAGATGTTTTCGGGCCAAGATCGTACTTCACAGTGCTGGATTTGTCGTACAACAACTTGAAGGGGGCGATTCCGAAATCAGTATCGCAAGCTTCATATATCGGACATATGGATTTGAGCCACAACCATCTATGTGGGCCGATCCCGAGTGGAGCCCCGTTCGATCATTTGGAAGCAGCGTCATTTGTTTTCAATGACTGTCTGTGTGGGAAGCCGCTCAAAGCTTGTTAG
- the LOC111776702 gene encoding uncharacterized protein LOC111776702, producing MNDQDFQHCVFQSFPNVVSFASPVHTPSQRRLSTNFTQPRPPIPAARRLAWVSLQGRLVNAEQASSVRSIRGGLGPDESIAWQLFSPIERFLIVAVIGVAVSESKKNHQIAQLTRAVELRDQVLLSMQQKLEDLFNQVNLDEDQSGGEKDMALRKDADLAHSGVFGHDKIKFVDCGCWLCDQHLDSLGRLECNAATKPSCGAEMLQYKMNEAEQEERRMSDLSDWGSSVTSAADIQMNTLSIEQDMLFLKKDCDEKDATIKELTDLLHSSEVSGSQRMSELEDIIRRKNTIISKLKKDMVVLEQKVMQLTRLRRPSSSSTSRSQMQPIPYMTDNLLYDMESSTSPSSSDSDISQPPPTRKQDSSRHIQTSEPCSARTSQKSGTKKRASSSESRSKPEMGSRLNEIWVKNRKAVVTSTPSPRQRGGEMMRRRFQTGTKEGKETAAEGKRNV from the exons ATGAACGATCAAGATTTCCAACATTGCGTTTTTCAATCGTTCCCCAATGTGGTCTCTTTTGCATCCCCTGTTCATACGCCTTCACAGCGCCGCCTCTCTACCAACTTCACTCAACCTAGACCGCCGATCCCCGCTGCTCGACGGCTAGCTTGGGTTTCTCTTCAGGGGCGGCTTGTTAATGCCGAACAGGCCAGCTCAGTGCGATCTATTAGAGGAGGCTTGGGCCCTGACGAATCCATTGCTTGGCAGTTGTTCAGCCCCATTGAGCGGTTTCTTATAGTTGCCGTGATTGGCGTCGCGGTTTCCGAGTCCAAGAAGAACCATCAGATCGCCCAGCTTACAAGAGCTGTTGAACTTAGG GATCAAGTGCTTCTAAGCATGCAGCAGAAGCTTGAAGATCTATTTAATCAAGTCAATCTCGATGAGGATCAGTCTGGAGGTGAGAAGGACATGGCGTTGAGAAAAGATGCTGATTTGGCACACTCTGGGGTTTTCGGCCATGACAAAATTAAGTTTGTTGATTGTGGCTGTTGGCTTTGTGATCAGCATCTGGATTCACTCGGTCGTTTGGAG TGTAACGCCGCAACAAAACCCTCTTGCGGGGCAGAGATGTTGCAATATAAAATGAACGAAGCAGAGCAGGAGGAGCGTCGAATGTCTGATTTATCAGATTGGGGTTCCAGTGTCACATCTGCTGCTGATATCCAG ATGAATACCTTATCCATCGAACAAGATATGTTATTTCTGAAGAAAGATTGTGACGAGAAAGACGCAACCATCAAGGAACTAACTGATCTACTCCATTCCTCTGAGGTTTCTGGTTCAcag AGGATGTCAGAGTTGGAAGACATCATTCGTCGGAAGAACACCATTATTTCAAAACTGAAAAAGGACATGGTCGTTCTTGAACAGAAG GTTATGCAACTGACGAGGCTTCGGAGACCCTCCTCTTCGAGTACATCAAGGTCGCAAATGCAGCCAATCCCATACATGACGGATAACCTTCTTTACGACATGGAGAGTAGTACCAGTCCTTCATCTTCCGACTCAGATATCTCACAACCTCCCCCAACAAGAAAGCAGGATAGTAGTCGTCATATCCAAACCAGCGAGCCTTGTTCGGCAAGAACAAGCCAGAAGTCAGGTACGAAGAAGAGAGCTTCAAGTTCAGAGTCCCGCTCAAAACCTGAAATGGGAAGCCGTTTGAATGAAATATGGGTGAAGAATCGAAAAGCAGTAGTAACGTCGACACCATCACCGAGGCAAAGAGGGGGAGAGATGATGAGAAGACGCTTTCAAACTGGAACCAAGGAGGGGAAGGAAACAGCAGCagaaggaaagagaaatgTTTAG
- the LOC111776701 gene encoding uncharacterized protein LOC111776701, with amino-acid sequence MPMDRIQASSESPSTRLIVLSIECLKGSSRADEWTGDMLQTGDIVEELTIGSSMCVRAPFKNGRSGIQRILHGSFKDKQTSIVVRVRRGRDEFSELQACIVPNDSGGKKQYVLRSITDPNYVVGFVDRTESECFDLQASRSDRMVSALERSRLQDGYVSYHWERRMHDSLSVPCSSSFLSILLLPKAANEVATRYNDLEDTLARANAWLNSAQATGVPIVFMNIQTESLLTKISGDTASSTVSAGSLSDLSNLANASLYGFEDYHGVDIGVVRSVRLWYAPLGGELPIEIKLKEGDSKLGFSIGRTEEGFIYVTAVDEDANSPSTRSGLNNLYKEAENASKLLIISRVSNQKVLPWIVSSTGAIRCFDTVSLSQKLSLHRHAKVPIFLHLFLWDRELMASLITAAQTRQRPTASQPTAPERLALPAEVQLVRQPNDNQIQPLPADAFSESGSVSTDESSIRTERDAAGELSFRFHEFSLSSNWK; translated from the exons ATGCCCATGGACCGAATTCAGGCCTCCTCCGAATCTCCCAGCACCAGGCTCATCGTTCTCTCCATCGAATGCCTCAAAGGAAGCTCGCGCGCCGACGAGTGGACCGGCGACATGCTTCAGACCGGGGACATAGTCGAGGAGCTAACCATCGGCTCCTCTATGTGCGTCAGAGCCCCTTTCAAGAACGGCCGCTCCGGAATCCAAAGAATTCTACACGGTTCCTTCAAGGACAAGCAGACTTCCATCGTCGTTCGGGTCCGGCGAGGCCGAGACGAGTTCTCTGAGTTGCAGGCCTGTATTGTCCCCAACGACTCCGGCGGAAAGAAGCAGTACGTTCTCCGGTCCATCACGGACCCGAATTACGTGGTCGGGTTTGTGGATCGGACCGAGTCGGAATGCTTCGACCTTCAAG CATCTAGGAGTGACAGAATGGTGAGTGCATTGGAAAGAAGCAGGCTTCAAGATGGATATGTATCCTACCACTGGGAAAGAAGAATGCACGACTCGCTCTCTGTTCCGTGTTCcagctcttttctttccattctTCTGCTCCCCAAAGCTGCAAACGAAGTCGCCACTCGCTACAATGACTTGGAAGACACCCTTGCCAGAGCCAATGCATGGCTCAATTCAGCTCAGGCCACTGGCGTCCCCATTGTCTTTATGAACATCCAGACTGAGTCCCTCTTAACTAAG ATATCCGGAGACACGGCTTCTTCCACTGTGAGTGCTGGTTCCTTGTCTGATTTGTCCAATCTCGCCAATGCCAGTCTCTACGGTTTTGAAGATTACCATGGGGTCGATATCGGCGTTGTTCGATCCGTTCGTCTTTGGTATGCTCCTCTCGGAGGGGAGCTTCCTATTGAGATCAAGCTAAAAGAGGGAGATTCTAAGCTGGGATTTTCCATTGGTCGCACGGAAGAg GGATTCATCTATGTTACTGCGGTGGATGAAGATGCCAATTCGCCTTCTACAAGGTCAGGGCTGAACAATCTGTACAAGGAAGCTGAAAATGCATCCAAGTTGCTAATAATCTCTAGGGTTTCTAATCAAAAGGTTCTCCCATGGATTGTGTCTTCCACCGGTGCAATTCGATGCTTCGACACAGTTTCACTAAGCCAGAAGCTGTCATTGCATAGGCACGCCAAGGTCCCAATCTTCCTACACCTCTTTTTATGGGACAGAGAATTGATGGCTTCTTTAATCACCGCCGCCCAAACTAGGCAAAGACCGACGGCGTCGCAGCCGACAGCTCCAGAGCGACTGGCCTTGCCTGCAGAAGTTCAGCTGGTCCGCCAGCCAAATGATAACCAGATACAACCACTACCAGCGGATGCGTTCAGTGAGAGTGGAAGCGTTAGTACTGATGAGTCGTCGATCAGAACAGAGAGAGACGCCGCAGGTGAGCTTTCCTTCAGATTCCACGAATTTTCCCTCTCGAGCAATTGGAAATGA